From a single Couchioplanes caeruleus genomic region:
- a CDS encoding mannitol dehydrogenase family protein — protein MLPLTAQNLSSLPDDLPVPSYDRGALRTGIVHFGVGGFHRAHEAMYLDRLMSDGKALDWAICGVGVMPADRRMRDALVAQDGLYTLVVKAPDGSLDPRVIGSIKEYLYAPDDPEAVIEKMAAPEIRIVSLTVTEGGYNFNAVTGEFVADNPDVQHDLRPGAAPRTTFGLITEALARRRDRGVPPFTIMSCDNIQGNGHAARRSFVAFATLRDPELGGYVEQHVAFPNSMVDRITPVTTDEDREEVRKRYGVDDAWPVVCEPFTQWALEDSFGQGRPPFEDAGVQVVADVEPYELMKLRLLNASHQALCYFGYLSGYRLVHDVAQDPLFADFLLAYMDREATPTLEPVPGIDLDEYKHQLIDRFSNAQVRDTVARLCAESSDRIPKWLLPVIRHNLDTGGEILRSTAVVASWARYAEGVDEHGQPIEVVDRFADTLVPLARRQREEPLAFIANRELFGALADNERFVSTYRSVLASLHSKGARATLEELATAS, from the coding sequence ATGTTGCCGCTGACTGCCCAGAACCTGTCGTCCCTGCCGGACGACCTGCCCGTGCCGTCGTACGACCGGGGCGCGCTGCGGACGGGGATCGTGCACTTCGGCGTCGGCGGCTTCCACCGCGCCCACGAGGCCATGTACCTCGACCGCCTGATGAGCGACGGCAAGGCCCTGGACTGGGCGATCTGCGGCGTCGGGGTGATGCCGGCCGACCGGAGGATGCGCGACGCGCTCGTGGCCCAGGACGGCCTCTACACGCTCGTCGTCAAGGCCCCCGACGGCAGCCTCGACCCGCGGGTGATCGGCTCCATCAAGGAGTACCTGTACGCGCCGGACGACCCCGAGGCGGTCATCGAGAAGATGGCCGCGCCCGAGATCCGGATCGTCTCGCTGACCGTCACCGAGGGCGGCTACAACTTCAACGCCGTCACCGGGGAGTTCGTCGCCGACAACCCCGACGTGCAGCACGACCTGCGGCCGGGCGCCGCGCCGAGGACCACGTTCGGCCTCATCACCGAGGCGCTGGCCCGCCGCCGCGACCGGGGCGTACCGCCCTTCACGATCATGAGCTGCGACAACATCCAGGGCAACGGCCACGCCGCGCGGCGCAGCTTCGTCGCGTTCGCCACGCTGCGCGACCCCGAGCTGGGCGGGTACGTCGAGCAGCACGTCGCGTTCCCCAACAGCATGGTGGACCGCATCACGCCGGTCACCACCGACGAGGACCGCGAGGAGGTCCGCAAGCGGTACGGCGTCGACGACGCCTGGCCGGTGGTGTGCGAGCCGTTCACCCAGTGGGCGCTCGAGGACTCCTTCGGCCAGGGCCGGCCCCCGTTCGAGGACGCCGGGGTGCAGGTGGTCGCCGACGTCGAGCCGTACGAGCTGATGAAGCTGCGCCTGCTCAACGCCAGCCACCAGGCGCTCTGCTACTTCGGCTACCTCAGCGGCTACCGGCTCGTGCACGACGTCGCGCAGGACCCGCTGTTCGCCGACTTCCTGCTGGCGTACATGGACCGCGAGGCCACCCCCACGCTGGAGCCGGTGCCGGGCATCGACCTGGACGAGTACAAGCACCAGCTCATCGACCGCTTCTCCAACGCCCAGGTCCGCGACACCGTCGCCCGGCTGTGCGCCGAGAGCTCCGACCGCATCCCGAAGTGGCTGCTCCCGGTGATCCGCCACAACCTCGACACCGGCGGCGAGATCCTGCGCTCGACCGCTGTCGTGGCGTCCTGGGCCCGCTACGCCGAGGGCGTCGACGAGCACGGGCAGCCGATCGAGGTGGTCGACCGGTTCGCCGACACGCTCGTGCCGCTCGCCCGCCGCCAGCGCGAGGAACCGCTGGCCTTCATCGCCAACCGCGAGCTGTTCGGGGCCCTCGCCGACAACGAACGGTTCGTGTCGACGTACCGCTCGGTGCTGGCGTCCCTGCACAGCAAGGGCGCGCGGGCCACGCTGGAGGAGCTGGCTACCGCATCCTGA
- a CDS encoding HAD family hydrolase, translated as MPRPVIFDLYHTLIHGADDDRDRVVAEMASMVGVAPDALVAAYHRTWRERIVRWSVEDTIRILTARLGVHPTDEQVARAAEHRRVLVRRILGTVPAATLRTLDSLRAAGHPLALISNATSDTAEAWPHSPLAARFDVVVFSCEVGLAKPDPAVYRAATDRLGADPAHCLFVGDGADGELAGAAAAGLPTLRITELNDTDPLWPGPALAAIGDLPALLRMR; from the coding sequence ATGCCGCGGCCGGTGATCTTCGACCTCTACCACACGCTGATCCACGGCGCCGACGACGATCGGGACCGCGTCGTGGCCGAGATGGCGTCCATGGTGGGGGTTGCCCCGGATGCGCTGGTCGCCGCGTACCACCGCACCTGGCGGGAGCGGATCGTGCGGTGGAGCGTCGAGGACACCATCCGCATCCTCACCGCACGCCTCGGCGTGCATCCCACCGATGAGCAGGTGGCGCGCGCGGCGGAACACCGGCGGGTCCTCGTGCGCCGGATCCTCGGGACCGTGCCGGCCGCGACGTTGCGCACGCTCGACTCGCTGCGCGCCGCCGGGCACCCGTTGGCGCTGATCAGCAACGCCACCTCGGACACCGCCGAGGCGTGGCCGCACAGCCCGCTCGCCGCGCGATTCGACGTCGTCGTGTTCAGTTGCGAGGTCGGCCTGGCCAAGCCCGACCCGGCCGTCTACCGCGCCGCGACCGACCGGCTCGGCGCGGACCCGGCGCACTGCCTCTTCGTCGGCGACGGCGCCGACGGCGAGCTGGCCGGAGCCGCCGCGGCCGGGCTGCCCACGCTGCGCATCACCGAGCTCAACGACACCGATCCACTCTGGCCCGGGCCGGCGCTCGCCGCGATCGGCGACCTCCCCGCCCTGCTCAGGATGCGGTAG
- a CDS encoding CU044_2847 family protein yields MDTGTTSLRIDETTVIQVETPAGAREEDIAHRIPAFDGFTEALSKIATSVRAGLDRVQPSRATVEFGLDVSMESGQATALIVKGTGSAHVTVTLEWDLR; encoded by the coding sequence ATGGACACGGGTACGACGTCGTTGCGCATCGACGAGACGACCGTCATCCAGGTCGAGACCCCGGCCGGGGCCCGCGAGGAGGACATCGCCCACCGGATACCGGCCTTCGACGGCTTCACCGAGGCGCTGAGCAAGATCGCGACGAGCGTCCGGGCCGGGCTGGACCGCGTGCAGCCGTCGCGGGCCACGGTCGAGTTCGGCCTGGACGTCAGCATGGAGTCGGGCCAGGCCACTGCCCTGATCGTCAAGGGCACGGGGTCGGCGCACGTCACGGTGACGCTGGAGTGGGACCTGCGGTGA
- a CDS encoding S1 family peptidase translates to MNAEQLRRTIVRVARADGNGTGFLIGPDLVLTCHHVVRGAERVTLNAGPVTVAVEQVITPPPGGEGADLAVLRARLPSLPAAELSAEAPEPGDEVSTFGFTDDYPAGDSAHFVYEGPSYRDDETLYRLRSAQARPGLSGAPLLHARSGKVVGLVSRSRDKGTDLGARAVPVEVAARLFPALVPLAAPGPAPREDEVHLRRLIAIHENSARLLEEQVAAYGMLNVPPYKRAELEHERAEIERLRALLGRR, encoded by the coding sequence GTGAACGCCGAACAGCTGCGCCGCACGATCGTGCGGGTCGCCCGGGCCGACGGCAACGGCACCGGTTTCCTGATCGGCCCGGACCTGGTCCTGACCTGCCACCACGTGGTGCGCGGTGCCGAGCGGGTCACGCTCAACGCCGGACCGGTGACGGTCGCCGTCGAGCAGGTGATCACGCCGCCGCCGGGCGGCGAGGGAGCCGATCTGGCCGTCCTGCGCGCGCGGCTGCCATCCCTGCCCGCCGCAGAGCTGTCGGCCGAAGCCCCGGAGCCCGGCGACGAGGTGAGCACGTTCGGGTTCACCGACGACTATCCGGCCGGCGACTCCGCTCACTTCGTCTACGAGGGTCCGTCCTACCGTGACGACGAGACGCTGTACCGGCTGCGCAGTGCTCAGGCCCGGCCGGGGCTGTCAGGGGCGCCGCTGCTGCACGCGCGCAGCGGCAAGGTGGTGGGCCTGGTGAGCCGATCGCGCGACAAAGGCACCGACCTAGGCGCGCGAGCGGTCCCCGTCGAGGTGGCCGCGCGGCTCTTCCCAGCGCTCGTGCCGCTCGCGGCGCCGGGCCCGGCGCCGCGCGAGGACGAGGTTCACCTGCGCCGGCTCATCGCCATCCACGAGAACAGTGCCCGGCTGCTCGAGGAGCAGGTCGCGGCGTACGGGATGCTCAACGTCCCGCCGTACAAGCGCGCCGAGCTCGAGCACGAGCGGGCCGAGATCGAGCGGCTGCGCGCTCTGCTCGGACGGCGGTGA
- a CDS encoding macro domain-containing protein, giving the protein MEHQERESSYLIGNRTFRVVFASLPGIAADALVSSDDNYLTMGGGVSAALRHAAGPAVEMDAGKHTPLKLGDVAVTTAGKLKARYIFHGVTLDLDGLGSPDESCLRAIVDRCLELAEALRLRRVAFPALGTGTAQFPYELAGQAMTKAVADFLSRRAEHVHEVTLALHAFDDRARTDTELFYRRAAGIAAQWTDSRRLGELIDELRSLLARTPAGSLHDQAAAIRGDVAAAETALAGDRWPAVTGAGRPSESLSRASDAAGDIADRSAAEVDWEDRQARETVLQVRLQSLRTQHNILLGSRNQLEERQARYGPLAVPLEVVNELRLIEEQLTAKEEQILRVKTELVQLAGGAGRRGGAL; this is encoded by the coding sequence GTGGAGCACCAGGAACGGGAGAGCTCGTACCTGATCGGCAACCGGACGTTCCGGGTGGTGTTCGCCAGCCTCCCCGGCATCGCCGCGGACGCCCTGGTCAGCTCGGACGACAACTACCTCACGATGGGCGGCGGGGTCTCCGCAGCCCTGCGCCACGCCGCCGGGCCGGCCGTCGAGATGGACGCCGGCAAGCACACCCCGCTCAAGCTGGGCGACGTCGCGGTCACCACGGCCGGGAAGCTGAAGGCCCGTTACATCTTCCACGGCGTCACCCTCGACCTCGACGGCCTCGGCAGCCCGGACGAGTCCTGTCTGCGCGCGATCGTGGACCGGTGTCTCGAGCTGGCGGAGGCGCTGAGATTGCGGCGGGTTGCCTTCCCGGCCCTCGGCACCGGCACCGCGCAGTTCCCGTACGAGCTGGCCGGGCAGGCGATGACGAAGGCCGTGGCCGACTTCCTGTCCCGGCGCGCCGAGCACGTCCACGAGGTGACGCTGGCTCTGCACGCCTTCGACGACCGGGCCCGCACGGACACCGAGCTGTTCTACCGCCGGGCGGCCGGCATCGCCGCCCAGTGGACCGACAGCCGGCGCCTCGGAGAGCTGATCGACGAGCTGCGGAGCCTGCTCGCCCGTACGCCCGCCGGCAGCCTGCACGACCAGGCCGCGGCGATCCGCGGCGACGTGGCGGCCGCCGAGACCGCGCTCGCGGGGGACCGATGGCCCGCGGTCACCGGCGCGGGCCGGCCCAGCGAGTCGCTGAGCCGGGCCAGTGACGCGGCCGGCGACATCGCGGACCGCTCGGCGGCCGAGGTGGACTGGGAGGACCGCCAGGCCCGCGAGACCGTCTTGCAGGTGCGCCTGCAGAGCTTGCGCACCCAGCACAACATCCTGCTCGGCAGCCGCAACCAGCTCGAGGAACGTCAGGCGCGGTACGGGCCGCTCGCCGTGCCCCTCGAGGTGGTCAACGAGCTGCGGCTGATCGAGGAGCAGCTCACGGCGAAGGAGGAGCAGATCCTCCGGGTCAAGACCGAGCTCGTGCAGCTCGCCGGCGGTGCGGGGCGCCGCGGTGGGGCGTTGTGA